In Acipenser ruthenus chromosome 1, fAciRut3.2 maternal haplotype, whole genome shotgun sequence, the genomic stretch TCACAATGTGAACAAAGGCACAACGCTACAAACACAACCGCCTTTCTACGCTGAAGTGCTCTTAAATGGAGTGAAATACAGGATGGAAATTGACTCTGGTTCATCGTGTTCACTTATTAGTGATGATATGTATCAGCAGTTATGACCAAGCAAACCACCAAAACTGAGCAAGAACGACTCTACTCTGCGACAGTGGTCATTGACACCACTCAAAGTAATAGGTAGCATGCAAGTGGATGTTCAATACAATGAAGCAAGAAACCACTTGCTCCTATTGGTGATCAAGGGTCATGGAACAAGTCTGCTGGGCCGCGATTGGTTTGATGCTCTGGGTATCTCAGTTAGTGGAGTACACCAGGAAAAATAACAATCTGTGTCAACGATCTTGGAGAAGTATAGCAGCGTTTTCAAGGAGGAACTGGGAGCCTGCCGTGGGCCGCCAGTCACAATTGAAGTGGACCATACCGTCGCTCGAAAGTTCTTGAAAGCACGCCCTGTTCCATTTGCACTGCGCCCCAAGGTAGATGAAGCACTAGAACAACTGGTGGAGCAAGGAGTGTTCCAGCCAGTGAAACATTCCAGGTGGGCCACACCCATAGTGCCCGTCATGAAGAAAGACGGTAGCCTACGTCTCTGTGGGGATTATCGTTGCACTATAAACACAGCAGTTAAATCTGATACCTATCCCCTGCCAACACTAGCTGAACTGTTTGCGTCACTTGCTGGTGGAGCAATTTTTACCAAATTAGACCTCAAACAAGCGTTTGATGAGACATCAGCTGAGCTATTAACGATCAACACAAATAAGGGACTTTTTCGCGCAAAGCGGTTGCAGTTTGGTGTTTCAACCGCAGTAGCCATATTTCAACGATTCATGGACACTCTACTGGCTAGGATTCCAGGTGTAAAGCCCTATCTAGATGACATACATGTCTCTGGCAGAACACAAACAGAACATGATGAACGTCTGCAGGAAGTTCTACAGCGATTTGCCCATGCTGGGCTGCGCCTGCAGAAGGAGAAATGTTATTTTGCAGTAAAACAAGTGGAGTTTCTAGGATTTTGTGTAGATCAGCACGGAATCCACCCAACCAATGAAAAGGTGAGGGCTATTCAGGACGCTCCAATACCTAGGAACAAGACGGAACTCCAAGCATTTCTGGGACTTTTGAATTTTTATAATTGCTTTTTGTGTAACAAGGCTACCATTCTAGAACCATTGCATCGGCTTCTTGACCAGTCAGTTAAATGGGAATGGAAAGCTAAACATGAAGAGGCTTATGTCAAGGCAAAGCAGTTGCTGCAGGCCGATGATATCTTGGCCCACTATGACGAGAAGAAGTCTTTGGTGCTTGTGTGTGATGCTTCGCCATATGGAGTAGGGGCATTGCTGGCTCATACGGTCCCTGAGGGGAAGGAAGCTCCAATTAGCTTCGCATCCAGAACACTAACCCCCACTGAAAGAAATTACGCCCAAATCGACAAGGAGGCACTGGCTGTGGTTTTTGCTGTTAAAAAATTTCACCAGTACCTGTTTGGCCATCATGAAATGATCTACACAGATCATAAGCCACTTCTTGGACTGTTGCACCACACAAAGCCGATACCACAAGTTCTGTCACCATGCATGCTAAGATGGAGTCTGATACTGGGAGCTTATGACTATGAGTTATGTTACAGGCCAGGAAAACAGTTGGCCAATGCTGATGCACTTAGCCGCCTGCCATTGAACACTGCAGAGTCAGAGGTACCACCTCCACTGGAAGTGTTATTATTAGAGATGGTTCCTGAAGCACCATTGCATGCTACACAAATTGCTACACTAACAGTGAAGGACCCTGTCTTGTCCAGAGTGTTGCATTGGATCTTGCATGGTTGGCCTGAAGATTGTCAAGAGAATAACTTTGCACCTTTCATTCGATGTAGAAATGAATTGTCAGCTCACAAGAACTGTGTCCTGTGGGGGAGTCGTGTGGTAATTCCTGAGCGAGCAAGGGAGGAGGTACTTACTATGCTGCACCCTGCGCATCCGGGAATCGTGCACATGAAGGCACTAGCAAGAAGCTACGTGTGGTGGCCAGGATTGGATGCCCAGGTGGAGGAAGTGGTGAAAAGTTGTGCAACCTGTCAAGAGACACGTCATGCTCCACTAAAAGCTCCATTACATCCATGGGAATGGACCGCTAATCCATGGTCACGACTGCATATTGATTTTGCTGGACCTTTTCAAGGGAAGACGTTCCTGATTGTGGTGGACTCCCACTGTAAATGGTTAGAAGTCAAAATGATGAGCTCCGTTTCATCAAGTGCTGTAATTGGCCGGTTGAG encodes the following:
- the LOC117420419 gene encoding uncharacterized protein K02A2.6-like; this encodes MDTLLARIPGVKPYLDDIHVSGRTQTEHDERLQEVLQRFAHAGLRLQKEKCYFAVKQVEFLGFCVDQHGIHPTNEKVRAIQDAPIPRNKTELQAFLGLLNFYNCFLCNKATILEPLHRLLDQSVKWEWKAKHEEAYVKAKQLLQADDILAHYDEKKSLVLVCDASPYGVGALLAHTVPEGKEAPISFASRTLTPTERNYAQIDKEALAVVFAVKKFHQYLFGHHEMIYTDHKPLLGLLHHTKPIPQVLSPCMLRWSLILGAYDYELCYRPGKQLANADALSRLPLNTAESEVPPPLEVLLLEMVPEAPLHATQIATLTVKDPVLSRVLHWILHGWPEDCQENNFAPFIRCRNELSAHKNCVLWGSRVVIPERAREEVLTMLHPAHPGIVHMKALARSYVWWPGLDAQVEEVVKSCATCQETRHAPLKAPLHPWEWTANPWSRLHIDFAGPFQGKTFLIVVDSHCKWLEVKMMSSVSSSAVIGRLRQLFATHGQPDVLVPDNGTAFTSAEFKEFVQRNPIRHLTVAPYHPSSNGQAEHMVQTTREALKRISVGDWPTRLARFLLAQHTTPHSTTGKSPAELLMNRKLKTALDRLHPDLYTDMQHKQDGAARQSLGCLRSFHPQDDVHMRNYSAGPKWIPATIGGVTGPVSYKAQTRDGQIHRRHVDQLRDRTPVAVVSSPQTQAVPEPSSQESQAMQEPLPVTGLNPIMPSPTEDVGSPPISQPTKPFQIDVPDYPATPAVRPRRRHMLPKRLEDYVNWGEGV